One window of the Papaver somniferum cultivar HN1 unplaced genomic scaffold, ASM357369v1 unplaced-scaffold_115, whole genome shotgun sequence genome contains the following:
- the LOC113329166 gene encoding uncharacterized protein LOC113329166, whose protein sequence is MAGDKKSLHPAFVVTNIKTLIPILLDIKKDEYSSWFFLFELHLQDHSLLFLIKGSAPPTETDNNTLTQLDALCRQWMFSTMAKDLMLTVLKSGKTAKELWDHLQKFFQDNKGNRAATLESKFVNLKFVDCASIDDYCDKLKSLSDRLTDLDFPMNDKRLVIQLVNGLPEEYNTVASFIQQSMPTFDASRSQLRTEEIRRAQQTTTTSSTALAATAPFLEGEGAIYIIIIIQ, encoded by the coding sequence ATGGCAGGTGATAAAAAATCTCTGCACCCAGCCTTTGTTGTCACCAATATAAAAACTCTAATCCCTATTCTTCTTGACATCAAAAAGGATGAATACTCTTCATGGTTTTTCCTCTTTGAACTACATCTTCAAGATCACAGTCTCCTATTCCTCATCAAAGGATCTGCACCTCCAACGGAGACTGACAACAACACCTTGACGCAACTCGACGCCTTGTGCCGTCAATGGATGTTTTCTACAATGGCCAAGGACCTGATGCTCACGGTTCTGAAATCCGGTAAAACCGCTAAAGAACTTTGGGATCATCTACAAAAGTTTTTTCAAGATAACAAAGGTAATCGTGCTGCGACCCTTGAAAGTAAATTTGTCAATCTAAAGTTTGTTGATTGTGCTAGTATCGATGACTACTGTGACAAACTTAAGTCATTGTCGGATCGTTTGACTGATCTCGACTTTCCCATGAATGACAAACGGTTGGTTATCCAACTTGTCAATGGTcttccggaggaatacaacacTGTTGCATCCTTCATACAACAGTCTATGCCAACTTTTGATGCTTCTCGTTCCCAATTGCGCACCGAAGAGATTCGACGTGCCCAGCAAACCACCACGACGTCTTCAACTGCACTGGCAGCCACCGCCCCATTCCTTGAGGGAGAAGGggcaatatatattattattattattcaatga
- the LOC113329261 gene encoding major latex protein 146-like gives MAQNHRLHFQNELKNCSGDQLYNFYKNEITKLPQVIPHIFKSVQILAGDGNNAGTVRLAKLSIGSSREEIVKEKIETVVDESRTLRGSIIDGDILRMYPKFEYAVTITPLVTKGGEESCLFKLSVEYEKENEDVPNPTEYMEMSSFVSKAVASHLAKKA, from the exons ATGGCTCAAAATCACAGGCTTCATTTCCAAAACGAGTTGAAAAACTGCTCAGGAGATCAACTTTACAATTTCTATAAGAATGAAATTACCAAGCTCCCGCAAGTTATTCCTCACATCTTCAAGAGTGTCCAAATTCTTGCTGGAGATGGAAATAATGCGGGCACCGTGAGGCTCGCAAAATTATCTATCG GGTCTTCTCGTGAAGAAATAGTGAAGGAAAAGATTGAAACCGTGGTTGATGAAAGTAGAACTCTTCGTGGCAGTATCATCGATGGAGATATCTTGCGTATGTATCCTAAGTTTGAGTACGCAGTCACTATAACTCCACTGGTTACAAAAGGAGGAGAAGAAAGCTGCTTATTCAAATTGTCTGTGGAGTATGAGAAAGAAAACGAAGATGTCCCAAATCCAACTGAGTATATGGAGATGTCGAGTTTTGTTTCTAAAGCCGTTGCTAGCCACCTTGCCAAGAAGGCCTGA